The Natronobacterium texcoconense genome includes the window GGGACCGGTCGGGTTGATGGCGACGAAAGGAGCAGTGTTGCAGGGCGCCGGAGAGATCATCGCCGTTGAGACCGTCGAAAAACGACAGGAACTCGCAAGGACGTACGGCGCGGACCACGTCGTCGACTTCCAGGAGGGCGATCCCGTCGAGGAGATCATGAATCTCACCGACGGCGAGGGCGTCGACGTCGCCGTCGAGGCGCTGGGAATGGACGAGACCTTCCAGGACTGCATCAAGGCCGTCAAGCCGGGCGGGACCGTCTCGAACGTCGGCTACCACGGCGAGGGCGAGTTCCGGCACATCCCCCGCGAGGAGTGGGGCCTCGGCATGGCCGAGATCGACGTCGTCACCGACCTCTGTCCCGGCGGCCGACTCCGTATCGAACGACTGCTACGGCTGCTGGAGAACGGCCGTGTCGATCCGACGCCGATGACGACCCACGAGTTCGCGTTCGACGAGATCGAGGAGGCGTTCGAACTGATGGACAGCAAGGAAGACGGGATCATCAAGCCGCTAATTCACTTCAAAGAGGAGTAGGTCGTAGCCCTATTCCGGATCGATGACGTCGATATCGAGTCCTAGATCCAGCTCCGCCTCTTCGGGTCGAACGATCCTGAGCCAGTCATCGGGAAACGTGTACGTTCCTCGAGGGAAGCACTCGTCGTTGATCGGGCTACTGAGGACGGTAACCGTTCCACCCTTCTGCTCTCCTGGATCCAGTTCGACGGTAGGATATCCGACGTCCGGCCAGACAGGTCTACTCTCGGTTTGCGCCGTCCAACACCCGTCCGCTGGCAGTTCCGGCACCCACTCGTCGGGCTGATCTTCGTCGGGATCGGCGTAGAGCTTCTCCGTATCGGCCGGAACGAGATGAATCTCTGCATCTTCGTCCGTGTGCTCTCCACCGTAGCTCCGCCACGGATACGGATACGGGAGTTGCACCTCGTACGTGTCGTCCCCGTCGTTTCTCACCCCAAGTTCGATCTGAGGCGGAGTGTCGTCCGTCGGTGGCTGGTCGACCGCCCCCTCGAAACTGAATACGTCGTCGAATTCGTCCCCACTTATCGTCGTATGGACAGCCACTTCTGGCCACTCGGCCGCTTCAGAACCGCTTTCCGGTGGTGTATCGCTCCACGTCCGGCCACCGACACAACCACCTAGTACCGATACCGTGCCAACAGCGGAGGTAGTTAACCACGTTCGACGGTCCATACGCTTTCTTTTCCCGACAACCGAATAGTCACTTGGAACGGTCAGATAGCTCTTTTACCTTTTCTCGCTCGATACGGACACGTCCTCACTCTCTCGCAGTCAACAACCCTTCGGCGACTATGGCTGACAGCCGTCCGCCGAGGTTCACAAGCACCAGCGTGACGTAGCCGATGGCGACGCCGCCGGCAGCTGCGAGCAGCGACCGGCCGAACGTATCGATTGGATACCAGCCCGCGAGCACGACGTGTTCGCCGTAG containing:
- a CDS encoding NAD(P)-dependent alcohol dehydrogenase, translating into MKAFVMEEIGETGITEKERPEPGPADAILKPTKGLICTSDCHTVHGAVGERENLTLGHEIVGIVEEVGDDVSDFEAGDRVAVGAITPDWNSRAAQDGHPSQSNGALGGWKFANVKDGTFAEYAHVNDADGNLAHIPDGVSDHEAAYTADMMSTGFAAVENADLPVGGTVAIFAQGPVGLMATKGAVLQGAGEIIAVETVEKRQELARTYGADHVVDFQEGDPVEEIMNLTDGEGVDVAVEALGMDETFQDCIKAVKPGGTVSNVGYHGEGEFRHIPREEWGLGMAEIDVVTDLCPGGRLRIERLLRLLENGRVDPTPMTTHEFAFDEIEEAFELMDSKEDGIIKPLIHFKEE